One region of Rhodocaloribacter litoris genomic DNA includes:
- a CDS encoding tetratricopeptide repeat protein: MQRFVLLSLIVVGLAGCGGQEEAAPGSPAGSSGEAVRFRNVEAGVAFVGDAVCASCHEAEYHGYQAHGMARSWYRLTPENAVETFPSPPIYHAGRGYYYRAFEEAGRFYQEEYRLGPDGEKTHRLVREMHHVVGSGTAARTYLTENNGYLYELPLTWYTQTGRWDFSPGYREDNPRFDRLIPDRCVACHNSYPVSVPFVEGKYERMPEGIGCERCHGPGDLHVEVRLADPEVVGDYDPTIVNPAHLPFERRLDVCQQCHLSGTVSILRERRSAFDFRPSEPLSAHVSLFYREEPTRVDRIDVISHADRMKKSACFQATLAQGNPMECITCHNPHEGFRDKGPAYFNTTCQDCHAPAALVERFDTPAARERHTPEANCIACHMPKVAGEGTPHTTFTDHLIRVVRDEPAPSPEPVHRPPVLKPYFERDAGGTDGLRYAGMAYVVYGTQRGDTLALREGIRRLARALAEDPEHGEAQYLLGFARLRLGEVGEAIPPLETAVRLDPGVPERLNTLAQAYEADGRDPAVIARLYRRALDLQPALAGIRVNYGRFLEAQGRLQEAVALYRQAIEEQPWLVRAHYNLGSALLRDGDMEAGEAALRRALELNPDDPDALTNMGLAHILRGAREAARPYLERAVAVAPSHPIALGNLGAFYLEEDRLDRAIDLLTRAVEVRPDYVDALANLALAHFRHDDMEAAARYARRALELAPGHPLARQILAAL, encoded by the coding sequence ATGCAACGTTTCGTGCTGCTGAGCCTGATCGTGGTGGGGCTCGCCGGCTGCGGCGGGCAGGAAGAAGCTGCGCCCGGCTCGCCCGCCGGGTCGTCCGGCGAAGCGGTGCGGTTCCGAAACGTCGAAGCCGGCGTCGCCTTCGTCGGGGATGCCGTCTGTGCCTCCTGCCACGAGGCCGAATACCACGGCTACCAGGCCCACGGGATGGCCCGGTCCTGGTACCGCCTTACACCGGAAAACGCCGTCGAGACCTTTCCCTCGCCTCCGATCTACCATGCCGGGCGCGGCTATTATTACCGGGCCTTCGAGGAAGCGGGGCGCTTCTATCAGGAGGAATATCGTCTCGGGCCGGACGGCGAAAAGACGCACCGGCTCGTACGCGAGATGCACCACGTCGTCGGCAGCGGCACGGCGGCACGAACCTACCTGACGGAAAACAACGGCTACCTCTACGAACTGCCGCTGACCTGGTATACCCAGACCGGGCGGTGGGATTTCAGCCCCGGCTACCGCGAAGACAATCCCCGCTTCGACCGCCTCATCCCGGATCGGTGCGTGGCCTGCCACAACAGCTATCCCGTTTCGGTGCCGTTCGTCGAGGGGAAATACGAGCGGATGCCGGAAGGGATCGGCTGCGAGCGCTGTCATGGACCCGGCGACCTGCACGTGGAGGTCCGCCTGGCCGATCCGGAGGTGGTGGGCGACTATGACCCGACGATCGTCAACCCGGCCCACCTGCCCTTCGAACGCCGCCTCGACGTGTGCCAGCAATGCCACCTCTCCGGCACCGTCTCGATACTCCGTGAGCGACGCTCGGCGTTCGATTTCCGCCCGTCGGAGCCGCTCTCGGCCCACGTGTCGCTCTTCTACCGGGAGGAGCCCACCCGCGTCGACCGGATCGACGTGATCTCGCACGCCGACCGCATGAAGAAGAGCGCCTGCTTCCAGGCCACGCTGGCGCAGGGCAACCCGATGGAGTGCATCACGTGCCACAACCCCCACGAGGGCTTCCGCGACAAGGGACCGGCGTATTTCAACACGACCTGCCAGGACTGCCATGCCCCGGCGGCGCTGGTCGAACGGTTCGACACGCCGGCGGCCCGTGAGCGCCACACCCCGGAGGCCAACTGCATCGCCTGCCACATGCCGAAGGTGGCCGGCGAGGGAACGCCGCACACCACCTTTACCGACCACCTGATCCGGGTGGTACGGGATGAACCGGCGCCATCGCCGGAGCCCGTTCACCGGCCACCCGTGCTGAAACCCTACTTCGAACGGGACGCCGGGGGAACGGACGGCCTGCGCTATGCCGGCATGGCCTACGTCGTCTATGGCACGCAACGCGGCGATACGCTGGCGCTGCGGGAAGGCATCCGTCGCCTCGCGCGGGCCCTGGCCGAAGACCCGGAACACGGGGAGGCGCAGTACCTGCTGGGTTTCGCCCGGCTTCGGCTGGGGGAGGTCGGGGAAGCCATCCCGCCGCTGGAGACCGCCGTGCGGCTCGATCCCGGCGTTCCCGAGCGGCTCAACACGCTGGCGCAGGCCTACGAGGCCGATGGTCGCGATCCCGCCGTCATCGCCCGGCTCTACCGGCGGGCGCTCGATCTCCAGCCGGCGCTGGCCGGCATACGGGTCAACTATGGCCGTTTCCTGGAGGCACAGGGACGGCTTCAGGAGGCCGTTGCGCTGTACCGGCAGGCCATCGAGGAACAACCCTGGCTCGTCCGGGCCCACTATAACCTGGGGTCGGCTCTGTTGCGCGACGGCGACATGGAAGCGGGCGAGGCGGCGCTGCGCCGTGCCCTGGAACTGAACCCCGACGATCCGGACGCGCTGACGAACATGGGGCTGGCCCATATCCTCCGTGGCGCGCGTGAGGCGGCCCGCCCGTATCTCGAACGTGCCGTGGCGGTGGCTCCCTCGCATCCCATCGCGCTGGGCAACCTGGGGGCCTTCTACCTGGAGGAAGACCGGCTCGACCGCGCCATCGACCTGCTCACCCGCGCCGTCGAAGTCCGCCCGGACTACGTCGACGCGCTGGCCAACCTGGCCCTGGCCCACTTCCGCCACGACGACATGGAGGCGGCCGCACGGTACGCCCGGCGTGCCCTGGAACTGGCACCCGGCCATCCGCTCGCCCGCCAGATCCTGGCGGCGCTCTGA
- a CDS encoding PorV/PorQ family protein — protein MKANRTRLLVYGLLAAFLVGLLAPEAQAGDKKRRGTAGADHLLVPPTARTAALGNAMTAGMANASGLEALYSNPAGLALNPGTNAIFSRIEYVADIGVNYFGVAQRFGNNNLAITFTAWDFGDIPLTTETSPEISSLTFSASFITAALSYARQFTDRMAAGVTFKVINESIDDTQATGIAFDAGMNYTVGESGLRLGVSLKNIGPQMSYGGTGMVKLVRLPDQRPNATPNALRLDGADFELPSMLNFGISYTREVGAGAVVNVFGNFRSNSFDQDQFAGGLELGFRNILFVRGGYSMQESDQDLTFYSGTNFGAGLNLDLGGTTLVVDYAYRSTDFFDGVQMFTASVTL, from the coding sequence ATGAAAGCGAATAGAACGCGACTGCTCGTCTACGGCCTGCTGGCGGCCTTCCTGGTGGGCCTGCTGGCCCCCGAGGCCCAGGCCGGTGACAAGAAACGGCGGGGTACGGCCGGCGCCGACCACCTGCTGGTGCCGCCGACCGCCCGCACGGCGGCCCTGGGCAATGCCATGACCGCCGGCATGGCCAACGCCTCGGGCCTCGAAGCCCTCTACTCGAACCCCGCCGGCCTGGCCCTCAACCCGGGGACGAACGCCATCTTCAGCCGCATCGAGTATGTGGCCGATATCGGCGTCAACTACTTCGGCGTGGCCCAGCGCTTCGGCAACAACAACCTGGCGATCACCTTCACGGCCTGGGACTTCGGGGACATCCCGCTGACGACCGAAACGAGCCCGGAGATCAGCTCGCTGACCTTCTCGGCCTCGTTCATCACGGCGGCCCTCTCCTACGCCCGCCAGTTCACCGACCGCATGGCGGCCGGGGTCACGTTCAAGGTGATCAACGAGTCGATCGACGATACGCAGGCCACCGGCATCGCCTTCGACGCCGGGATGAACTACACCGTCGGTGAAAGCGGCCTGCGCCTGGGCGTGAGCCTGAAAAACATCGGGCCCCAGATGAGCTACGGCGGCACCGGCATGGTGAAGCTCGTCCGCCTGCCGGACCAGCGCCCCAATGCGACGCCGAACGCCCTGCGGCTCGACGGTGCCGACTTCGAACTCCCGTCGATGCTCAACTTCGGCATCAGCTACACCCGGGAGGTCGGCGCCGGGGCCGTGGTCAACGTCTTCGGTAACTTCCGCTCCAACTCGTTCGATCAGGACCAGTTTGCCGGTGGCCTCGAACTGGGCTTCCGTAACATCCTGTTCGTGCGGGGCGGCTACTCGATGCAGGAAAGCGACCAGGACCTGACGTTCTACAGCGGCACCAACTTCGGTGCCGGCCTGAACCTGGACCTGGGCGGCACCACGCTCGTGGTCGACTACGCCTACCGCTCGACCGACTTCTTCGACGGCGTGCAGATGTTCACGGCCTCGGTGACGCTGTAA
- a CDS encoding T9SS type A sorting domain-containing protein — MRTYKPLLLLVVLGLVWSTPAAAQTTGSCELGSATTDLDINNVRARLFNMGGLFWKGAGNVYNIPKAPEGQPITPNAIFASGIWIGGLVNGQLRAAAADYARWEFWPGPLTEDGELPGDGNCSRYDRIWKVSRAEIQALDEGVPPTADIAEWPADLGAPFIDANGDGVYNVADGDRPDILGDQMAWWVMNDVGNTHGTTGTPAMGLEVQVSAFAFNLAGDLGNTTFYKYKLIYKGKAPMTDTWFGIWSDPDLGNATDDYVGSDTTLGLGFVYNADNDDEGSDGYGEAPPATGYDFFQGPLVDAPGQTWTDPDGTVHENKTRLKMTRFLYYNNDSSEFGNPRDLTSDWYNYLRGIWQDGSRMCFGGNGFNPNNCAQTANFMYPGDPVTKAYWSEFNIDGNGTPNPPSDRRFLMSTGPFTMNPGDVQEIVYGIVTGFGADNLDSVAKMRDADALAQAAFDANFQLPSPPNAPRVSVTQLDGSVILKWTNLPTDNNYLESYQAENPLGSTYTFEGYRVYQFPTAEFKLSDARQIAIFDVQNGVVEQHTLESLPNGLTFFGAPGLNDTGIQHSLKVDNLTNYTEYYFGVQAFAYDPETDVNKIFPSPMTTVTVVPSRVDARDGGTVLADAALAAVASAAEPDFSAERTAGKGGGIVSADVIDPAAVVDATYRVEFYSAELPAKTRTVQVEDLPEEANGPLAQQRPLPAAKVAATVTTYDIYRGSDKIFDGGTGPNGAITRTGKAAPQRRAVFTADGLSFNVQGPEPGPLDIEPGAEEWAFIEIVGPGGFDPCGPGAVSTFGCAEVGGNWLYPSFNGTGQYVMYHQGAGPEAVIGNYAPNDFEIRFTETGSYAYHPFTTGNAIWVPFEVWDIGPVGAFGENDPSDDVRMIPNLFSDNAGECEFAYGELPSPFFASGTNGATDRVYAYYPTTTYEDFEAVVKPLVDADPNGCPNAFDATGGAIEDLIAFGLGRPIQRIIFDDATGDPNVRHPGDLGAGTVVRFLTTKPNLPGDVFTFSTEGFGAQRGVASVLENALEAITIVPNPYKGASTYEVSNLNDVVRITNLPGRATIRIFTLSGTLIKTIEKRSPETTFVNWDLQTDEALPIASGIYLIHVEVPGVGEKVLKFAVVKKRIQLDLL, encoded by the coding sequence ATGCGAACCTATAAACCGTTACTCCTGCTCGTCGTGCTCGGGCTCGTCTGGAGCACCCCGGCAGCCGCCCAGACCACGGGCAGCTGTGAGCTCGGGAGTGCCACCACCGACCTGGACATCAACAACGTCCGGGCACGCCTTTTCAACATGGGAGGCCTTTTCTGGAAAGGCGCCGGTAACGTCTACAACATCCCCAAAGCCCCGGAAGGGCAGCCCATCACCCCCAACGCCATCTTCGCCTCGGGCATCTGGATCGGCGGCCTCGTCAACGGGCAGCTCCGCGCTGCGGCGGCCGACTACGCCCGCTGGGAGTTCTGGCCCGGCCCGCTCACCGAAGACGGCGAGCTGCCCGGCGACGGCAACTGCTCCCGCTACGACCGCATCTGGAAGGTCAGCCGGGCGGAGATCCAGGCCCTCGATGAAGGCGTTCCGCCCACGGCCGACATCGCCGAGTGGCCGGCCGACCTGGGCGCCCCCTTCATCGACGCCAACGGCGACGGTGTCTACAACGTCGCCGACGGGGACCGCCCGGACATCCTGGGCGACCAGATGGCCTGGTGGGTCATGAACGACGTCGGCAACACGCACGGCACCACCGGAACGCCCGCCATGGGCCTGGAAGTGCAGGTCTCGGCCTTCGCCTTCAACCTGGCCGGTGACCTGGGCAACACCACCTTCTACAAGTACAAGCTCATCTACAAGGGCAAGGCCCCGATGACCGACACCTGGTTCGGCATCTGGTCCGACCCCGACCTCGGCAACGCCACCGACGACTACGTCGGCAGCGACACCACGCTCGGCCTGGGCTTCGTCTACAACGCCGACAACGACGACGAAGGCTCCGACGGCTACGGCGAAGCCCCGCCCGCGACCGGCTACGACTTCTTCCAGGGGCCGCTCGTCGATGCGCCGGGGCAGACGTGGACCGACCCGGACGGCACCGTCCACGAGAACAAAACGCGTCTGAAAATGACGCGCTTCCTCTACTATAACAATGACTCATCCGAGTTCGGCAACCCCCGTGACCTGACCTCCGACTGGTATAATTACCTCCGGGGGATCTGGCAGGATGGCTCGCGCATGTGCTTCGGGGGCAACGGCTTCAACCCGAACAACTGCGCCCAGACGGCCAACTTCATGTACCCGGGCGACCCGGTCACGAAGGCCTACTGGAGCGAGTTCAACATCGACGGCAACGGCACTCCCAACCCGCCGAGCGACCGCCGCTTCCTCATGTCCACCGGGCCCTTCACGATGAACCCCGGCGACGTGCAGGAGATCGTCTATGGCATCGTGACCGGCTTCGGTGCCGACAACCTGGACTCCGTCGCCAAGATGCGCGACGCCGACGCCCTGGCCCAGGCCGCCTTCGACGCGAACTTCCAGCTGCCCTCGCCGCCGAATGCCCCGCGCGTTTCGGTGACGCAGCTCGACGGTTCGGTCATCCTGAAGTGGACCAACCTGCCGACTGACAACAACTACCTCGAAAGCTATCAGGCGGAGAACCCGCTCGGCAGCACCTACACGTTCGAGGGGTATCGCGTCTACCAGTTCCCGACGGCCGAGTTCAAGCTGAGCGACGCCCGGCAGATCGCCATCTTCGACGTCCAGAACGGCGTCGTGGAACAGCACACGCTGGAGTCCCTGCCGAACGGGCTGACGTTCTTCGGCGCGCCGGGCCTCAACGACACCGGCATCCAGCATTCGCTCAAGGTGGACAACCTGACCAACTACACCGAATACTACTTCGGGGTGCAGGCCTTCGCCTATGACCCGGAGACCGATGTCAACAAGATCTTCCCGAGCCCGATGACGACCGTGACGGTCGTTCCCTCGCGCGTCGATGCCCGGGACGGCGGCACCGTGCTGGCCGATGCAGCCCTCGCCGCCGTGGCCAGTGCCGCCGAGCCGGACTTCTCGGCCGAACGCACCGCCGGAAAAGGCGGCGGCATCGTCTCGGCCGACGTGATCGACCCGGCGGCCGTCGTCGATGCCACGTACCGCGTCGAGTTCTACTCCGCCGAACTGCCCGCCAAGACGCGGACGGTGCAGGTCGAGGACCTGCCGGAAGAGGCCAACGGCCCGCTCGCGCAGCAGCGCCCGTTGCCGGCCGCCAAAGTGGCCGCGACGGTGACCACCTACGACATCTACCGCGGATCGGACAAGATCTTCGACGGCGGTACCGGCCCGAACGGAGCCATCACCCGGACGGGCAAGGCGGCGCCCCAGCGCCGGGCGGTCTTCACGGCCGACGGGCTTTCGTTCAACGTGCAGGGACCTGAACCCGGCCCGCTGGACATCGAGCCGGGCGCCGAAGAGTGGGCCTTCATCGAGATCGTCGGCCCCGGCGGGTTCGACCCCTGCGGCCCGGGTGCCGTCTCCACGTTCGGCTGTGCCGAGGTCGGCGGCAACTGGCTCTACCCCTCCTTCAACGGCACCGGCCAGTACGTCATGTACCACCAGGGCGCCGGGCCGGAAGCCGTGATCGGCAACTATGCGCCGAACGACTTCGAGATCCGCTTCACCGAGACGGGCTCCTATGCCTACCATCCCTTCACCACCGGCAATGCCATCTGGGTGCCGTTCGAGGTGTGGGACATCGGTCCGGTCGGGGCCTTCGGGGAGAACGATCCGAGCGACGACGTGCGGATGATCCCGAACCTCTTCTCGGACAACGCAGGCGAGTGCGAGTTCGCCTACGGTGAGCTGCCCAGTCCCTTCTTCGCCTCGGGTACCAACGGCGCTACGGACCGCGTCTATGCGTACTACCCGACGACGACGTATGAGGACTTCGAAGCGGTGGTCAAGCCGCTCGTCGATGCCGACCCGAACGGCTGCCCGAACGCCTTCGACGCGACGGGCGGTGCCATCGAGGATCTGATTGCCTTCGGGCTGGGTCGTCCGATCCAGCGCATCATCTTCGACGATGCCACGGGGGACCCGAACGTGCGTCATCCGGGTGACCTGGGGGCCGGCACGGTGGTGCGTTTCCTGACGACCAAGCCGAACCTCCCGGGCGACGTCTTCACCTTCAGCACCGAAGGCTTCGGTGCGCAGCGCGGGGTGGCCTCGGTGCTGGAAAACGCCCTCGAGGCGATCACCATCGTGCCGAACCCCTACAAAGGCGCCTCGACCTACGAGGTCAGTAACCTCAACGACGTGGTACGCATCACCAACCTGCCGGGCCGTGCCACGATCCGCATCTTCACCCTCAGCGGTACGCTGATCAAGACGATCGAAAAACGCAGTCCCGAGACGACGTTCGTCAACTGGGATCTGCAGACGGACGAAGCCCTGCCGATCGCCAGCGGCATCTACCTCATCCACGTGGAGGTGCCGGGCGTCGGGGAAAAGGTGCTCAAGTTCGCCGTCGTGAAGAAGCGGATCCAGCTCGACCTGCTCTGA
- a CDS encoding TonB-dependent receptor: MLRKWGTLVLLVLITPMLALAQNTGKLTGVVTDAETGDPLPGASVVLVGTQFGTITDVDGQYLLLGVPVGEYDVQVSFVGYQTVTQTGVEVNAGYTRELNFALRPGVELDEIVVEYERPLIQKDALGAPRVVTGEELQNLPVRGVATVASLQAGVVSNEGSSTLNIRGGRDEEVVYYVDGVKVVGNLGVAQQAIAEQEMLIGGLPAKYGDAMGGVISVSTKGGASRFFGSAEGITSQFFDDYEYNLGSVAIGGPVAGEKVSFFLSAEYQSEYDANPRAIPTPQLPDDRLEAIQNVPEAIQIQDASGNVRAVPVSAFELGQNGEARVSLADLNAQLGLGEGESVLNYDPVSVTRFFTEDDFEFRNARRNAENKNLNLNGNVSFSPSRSVRIRLGGQYVDRDYESYSLQRSIFSPHNSGQGSQQTSRVYLNWTHYLSAATFYQLQVDYTNYKFANWQNGFSDDIRDVLFYGDIDHPNNAVAARYRQFDRLEDTDGDGTPDTAVFVQQFEDGTFPGLSGVASQFAQPGAVGSGFSKGRSEQLRFSANVTTQLGIHQIEFGGEYEKRTQRYYEVPVFNFSGAQSLARFYDDGDIEGDVEKAVSRWDDFQFSVLDEIGGITYYGYDYRGLQEVDSEDLRAYTTGDQNAVGNSAFNIAPYEPIYYAGYISDKVEFRDIVLQVGVRVDVFDNNQRVLRDPYALVPIRRVADVGGAPENIGGDFAVYCTNGDCSSPDRVVGYRDLNGTFYNRNGQVVGATEVVTRGTPQLRDGFERNQLYEEVFTDYDPQVNFQPRIGVTFPVTDQALFFAHYDVLTQRPTTRQIATLDMFQSRLASSGSIGNPNLKPQKTIEYELGFRQRLGARAAIQISGFFRQIKDLIQLRALKNVFPNNYSTFQNVDFGTVKGAEFEFDLRRTGGVALNVSYTFSVARGTGSDATTTSNIFWLREANPIVPNFLSPLDFDRRHTAHVTLDYRLGAGEGPTIFGSKLLENFGVNIIGSLKSGQPYSRLLAPYPRHAPVRLTGLKGEINGENLPTTTLINLRLDRQFRLNDRTTLTAFLWIENLLDQDNVLDVWPATGDPDNDGYLETDDGLAEFPPGSSGRMYYQFRLRDPFNYGIPRQTRLGFRLNF; the protein is encoded by the coding sequence ATGTTACGTAAATGGGGCACGCTTGTGCTGCTGGTGCTCATTACGCCGATGCTCGCCCTGGCGCAGAATACCGGTAAGTTGACCGGTGTCGTCACCGATGCCGAAACCGGTGACCCGCTGCCGGGAGCCAGCGTCGTGCTGGTGGGCACGCAGTTCGGGACCATTACGGACGTCGACGGCCAGTACCTGCTGCTCGGCGTGCCGGTGGGTGAGTACGACGTGCAGGTTTCGTTCGTCGGCTATCAGACCGTCACCCAGACCGGTGTGGAGGTCAACGCCGGCTATACGCGCGAGCTCAACTTTGCGCTCCGGCCGGGTGTGGAACTCGACGAGATCGTCGTCGAGTACGAGCGCCCGCTCATCCAGAAGGACGCCCTCGGTGCGCCGCGCGTGGTGACGGGGGAGGAGCTCCAGAACCTGCCCGTGCGTGGTGTGGCCACCGTGGCCTCGCTGCAGGCCGGCGTGGTGTCCAACGAAGGCTCCTCCACCCTCAACATCCGCGGCGGGCGTGATGAAGAGGTCGTCTACTACGTCGACGGCGTGAAGGTTGTCGGGAACCTGGGGGTTGCCCAGCAGGCCATTGCCGAACAGGAGATGCTCATCGGCGGGCTGCCGGCCAAATACGGCGACGCCATGGGCGGCGTGATCTCGGTGTCGACCAAGGGCGGTGCGAGCCGTTTCTTCGGCTCGGCCGAGGGCATCACGTCGCAGTTCTTCGACGACTACGAGTACAACCTCGGCTCGGTCGCGATCGGAGGCCCGGTCGCCGGGGAGAAGGTCAGCTTCTTCCTGTCGGCGGAGTACCAGTCGGAGTATGACGCCAACCCGCGTGCCATCCCGACGCCGCAGTTGCCGGATGACCGCCTGGAGGCGATCCAGAACGTGCCCGAGGCCATCCAGATTCAGGATGCCAGTGGGAACGTGCGGGCCGTGCCGGTGTCGGCCTTCGAGCTGGGCCAGAACGGGGAGGCCCGGGTGAGCCTCGCCGACCTGAATGCGCAGCTTGGCCTGGGTGAGGGCGAATCGGTGCTCAACTATGACCCGGTCTCGGTGACGCGTTTCTTTACGGAGGACGACTTCGAGTTCCGTAACGCCCGGCGCAACGCCGAGAACAAGAACCTGAACCTCAACGGCAACGTCAGCTTCAGCCCGAGCAGGTCGGTGCGTATTCGCCTGGGGGGGCAGTACGTCGACCGGGATTATGAGAGCTACAGCCTGCAGCGCTCGATCTTCAGCCCGCACAACAGCGGCCAGGGATCGCAGCAGACGAGCCGGGTGTACCTGAACTGGACGCACTACCTCTCGGCGGCCACGTTCTACCAGTTGCAGGTAGACTACACCAACTACAAGTTCGCCAACTGGCAGAACGGCTTCAGCGACGACATCCGCGACGTGCTCTTCTACGGCGACATCGATCACCCGAACAACGCCGTCGCCGCCCGCTACCGCCAGTTCGATCGCCTCGAGGATACCGACGGGGACGGCACGCCCGACACGGCCGTTTTCGTGCAGCAGTTCGAAGACGGGACCTTCCCGGGGCTTTCGGGTGTGGCGTCGCAGTTCGCACAGCCGGGCGCCGTGGGCTCGGGCTTCAGCAAGGGCCGGAGCGAGCAGCTCCGCTTCTCGGCCAACGTGACCACGCAGCTGGGCATCCACCAGATCGAGTTCGGCGGCGAGTATGAAAAGCGGACGCAGCGTTACTATGAGGTGCCGGTCTTCAACTTCTCGGGCGCCCAGTCGCTGGCCCGCTTCTACGACGACGGCGACATCGAAGGCGATGTGGAAAAGGCGGTCTCCCGCTGGGATGACTTCCAGTTCTCCGTGCTTGACGAGATCGGTGGGATTACCTATTACGGGTACGACTATCGCGGCCTCCAGGAGGTCGACAGCGAGGACCTGCGGGCCTACACCACCGGCGATCAGAACGCCGTCGGCAACTCGGCCTTCAACATTGCCCCCTACGAGCCGATCTACTACGCGGGCTATATCTCGGACAAGGTCGAATTCCGCGACATCGTGCTGCAGGTCGGCGTCCGCGTGGACGTCTTCGACAACAACCAGCGCGTCCTGCGCGATCCGTACGCCCTGGTGCCGATCAGGCGGGTGGCCGACGTCGGCGGTGCGCCCGAAAACATCGGCGGCGACTTTGCCGTCTACTGCACCAACGGGGACTGCTCCTCGCCCGATCGCGTCGTCGGCTACCGTGACCTGAACGGCACCTTCTACAACCGGAACGGGCAGGTCGTCGGAGCGACGGAAGTCGTCACGCGCGGAACGCCGCAGCTCCGCGACGGCTTCGAGCGGAACCAGCTCTACGAGGAGGTCTTCACGGACTACGACCCGCAGGTCAACTTCCAGCCGCGCATCGGCGTCACGTTCCCGGTGACGGACCAGGCCCTGTTCTTCGCCCACTACGACGTGCTGACGCAGCGGCCGACGACGCGGCAGATCGCCACGCTGGACATGTTCCAGAGCCGGCTGGCTTCCAGCGGCAGCATCGGCAATCCGAACCTGAAGCCGCAGAAGACGATCGAGTATGAGCTGGGCTTCCGGCAGCGCCTGGGCGCGCGCGCGGCCATCCAGATCTCCGGCTTCTTCCGGCAGATCAAAGACCTGATCCAGCTCCGTGCCCTCAAGAACGTCTTCCCGAACAACTACAGCACGTTCCAGAACGTGGACTTCGGGACGGTCAAGGGGGCCGAGTTCGAGTTCGACCTGCGTCGCACCGGCGGGGTGGCGCTCAACGTCTCCTACACGTTCTCGGTGGCCCGCGGTACCGGCTCCGATGCGACCACGACGTCGAACATCTTCTGGCTGCGCGAGGCCAACCCGATCGTCCCCAACTTCCTCAGCCCGCTGGACTTCGACCGCCGGCACACCGCCCACGTGACGCTGGACTACCGGCTCGGCGCAGGGGAAGGACCGACGATCTTCGGCAGCAAGCTGCTCGAGAACTTCGGCGTCAACATCATCGGCTCGCTCAAGAGCGGCCAGCCCTACTCCCGCCTGCTCGCACCCTACCCGCGGCACGCACCCGTGCGCCTGACCGGGCTCAAGGGCGAAATCAACGGCGAGAACCTCCCCACGACGACGCTGATCAACCTGCGCCTCGACCGCCAGTTCAGGCTCAACGACCGGACGACCCTCACTGCATTCCTGTGGATCGAAAACCTGCTCGACCAGGACAACGTGCTGGACGTCTGGCCGGCCACGGGGGACCCCGACAACGACGGATACCTGGAGACCGACGACGGCCTGGCCGAATTCCCGCCGGGCTCGTCCGGACGGATGTATTACCAGTTCCGCCTGCGTGATCCGTTCAACTACGGGATCCCGCGCCAGACCCGCCTCGGATTCCGTCTGAACTTCTAG